One region of Balneolales bacterium ANBcel1 genomic DNA includes:
- a CDS encoding Na+/H+ antiporter subunit D — translation MNGLLVLPVAIPLITATLALLFRKSSAMQRWIGVAGMVVLLVSVLILFRDVYVDGIQVLQLGNWDAPFGITLVADLLSMLMLGISAVMGLIIAIYSIYDIDKQREQFGYYPLLHVLLMGVNGSFLTGDVFNLYVWFEVMLIASFILLALGNSRNQLQGALKYVIINLFSSLIFLFGVAMLYGMTGTLNMADLAVRLPEVENVGLVTTVAMIFLVSFGIKAAIFPLFFWLPASYHTPPVAISAIFGGLLTKVGVYALIRVFTLLFTQDVGYTHTILIWVAGFTMVTGVLGAASHFEFRKILSFHIVSQIGYMIMGLAFNTALGLMGAIFYVLHNILAKSNLFLISGIAQRLTGTFELKQMGGLYKHYPFLAVLFLISAFALAGFPPLSGFWAKLTLVKAGLSLEAYVITAVAILVGLLTLFSMTKIWMSAFWGTVPEKGVPEHFGKMPLFGAGNLYIMVVPVMIVAGLIILVGFYAQPLLEVCLGAAEQLLDPSQYIEAVLGPQ, via the coding sequence ATGAACGGTTTGCTTGTACTACCTGTAGCGATTCCCCTCATTACCGCGACCCTGGCGCTGCTCTTCCGCAAATCATCCGCAATGCAGCGCTGGATCGGTGTGGCCGGTATGGTTGTCCTGCTGGTTTCGGTGCTGATTCTTTTTCGTGATGTCTATGTAGACGGTATCCAGGTGCTTCAGCTGGGGAACTGGGATGCTCCCTTCGGAATTACGCTGGTCGCCGATCTGCTCAGTATGCTTATGCTGGGCATCTCGGCAGTGATGGGGCTTATTATCGCCATTTATTCCATATATGACATTGACAAGCAACGAGAGCAGTTTGGCTACTATCCGCTGCTGCATGTGCTGCTGATGGGTGTCAACGGCAGCTTCCTGACAGGCGATGTCTTCAACCTCTATGTCTGGTTCGAGGTCATGCTGATCGCCAGTTTTATTTTGCTGGCACTCGGAAACAGCCGCAACCAGCTTCAGGGCGCGCTCAAATATGTGATCATCAACCTCTTTTCGTCGCTGATTTTCCTGTTCGGCGTGGCCATGCTTTATGGAATGACCGGCACGCTTAACATGGCCGACCTGGCTGTCCGCCTTCCGGAAGTGGAAAATGTCGGGCTGGTGACTACAGTGGCCATGATCTTCCTGGTCTCCTTTGGTATCAAAGCCGCGATCTTTCCACTCTTCTTCTGGCTGCCGGCCTCCTATCACACTCCGCCGGTTGCGATATCGGCGATCTTCGGCGGACTCCTTACCAAGGTCGGGGTGTATGCCCTCATTCGTGTTTTTACCCTGCTGTTCACCCAGGATGTGGGATATACGCACACCATTCTAATCTGGGTTGCCGGTTTCACCATGGTCACCGGCGTACTCGGTGCCGCATCCCATTTTGAGTTCCGGAAAATCCTCTCCTTCCATATTGTGAGCCAGATCGGATACATGATCATGGGACTGGCATTTAACACCGCGCTCGGCCTGATGGGTGCCATTTTCTATGTGCTGCACAATATTTTGGCCAAGTCCAACCTCTTCCTTATCAGCGGAATCGCCCAGCGCCTTACGGGGACGTTTGAACTCAAACAGATGGGCGGGCTCTACAAGCATTACCCCTTCCTTGCCGTCCTGTTCCTGATTTCCGCGTTTGCACTGGCTGGATTTCCCCCGCTCTCCGGGTTCTGGGCCAAACTGACCCTTGTGAAGGCCGGATTGTCACTGGAAGCATATGTTATCACTGCCGTTGCAATACTGGTCGGACTGCTGACCCTCTTTTCCATGACCAAGATCTGGATGAGTGCCTTCTGGGGCACGGTTCCTGAAAAGGGAGTGCCGGAACATTTCGGCAAGATGCCGCTGTTCGGTGCCGGCAACCTGTATATTATGGTTGTGCCGGTAATGATTGTTGCCGGATTGATCATTCTGGTCGGTTTCTATGCGCAGCCCTTGCTGGAAGTTTGTCTCGGCGCCGCAGAGCAGTTGCTGGATCCATCCCAATACATCGAAGCTGTTCTGGGTCCGCAGTAA
- the mnhG gene encoding monovalent cation/H(+) antiporter subunit G, translating into MLEFVAGVLLIGGGFFVLVAAVGVLRLPDILMRMHASTKAGTLGAGLILLAVAFTYGELGIVSRAVATIVFILLTAPVAAHAIGRAAYKSGIPFWKGTVIDELEIYYGKSKKSAAKPESNSQDD; encoded by the coding sequence ATGCTTGAATTTGTAGCAGGTGTCCTGTTGATCGGCGGCGGTTTTTTTGTGCTTGTTGCGGCGGTTGGCGTATTGCGCCTTCCGGATATTTTGATGCGCATGCACGCCTCAACCAAAGCCGGAACACTAGGTGCCGGACTCATACTGCTGGCTGTTGCTTTTACTTATGGTGAACTTGGAATCGTGTCCAGAGCGGTTGCAACTATTGTTTTTATCCTTTTAACGGCTCCCGTAGCCGCCCACGCCATCGGGCGTGCCGCTTACAAGTCCGGTATTCCTTTCTGGAAAGGAACGGTAATCGATGAACTGGAAATATATTATGGCAAGTCCAAAAAAAGTGCAGCGAAACCGGAGAGTAACAGCCAGGACGACTGA
- a CDS encoding proline dehydrogenase family protein — MRLPFFIARRFVAGEDFSQTAPKVRELNDKGIAVTLDLLGENVTDRSMAEETTRSYCKLLDEINEAGLDATISVKLTMMGLDIDPQYCRDNLFTLLEQSRKHGQFVRIDMEGSAYTQQTLDIYHEAKEQFGDHVGIVIQAYLHRTREDIDKLAELNADVRLCKGAYKEASQIAYQNMADIRAVFKEYAARLIASTPFTRIATHDDQLIEWTRKHISENNIPKERIEFQMLYGLRLNTCEQLVSEGYKVRVYVPYGVMWLPYFSRRLRERKENIWFILSNLFKK, encoded by the coding sequence ATGAGATTACCGTTTTTTATTGCCAGGCGGTTCGTGGCCGGAGAAGACTTTTCCCAAACAGCCCCCAAGGTCAGAGAGTTGAATGATAAAGGTATCGCCGTGACACTGGACCTGCTCGGTGAAAATGTCACTGATCGATCGATGGCTGAGGAAACAACCCGGAGTTATTGCAAGCTGCTGGATGAAATCAACGAGGCCGGCCTTGATGCCACCATTTCTGTTAAATTGACCATGATGGGGCTGGATATCGATCCACAGTATTGCAGAGATAACCTGTTCACCCTGCTGGAACAGTCCCGGAAACACGGTCAATTTGTGCGTATTGATATGGAAGGGTCGGCTTACACACAGCAAACCCTCGACATCTACCATGAGGCAAAAGAACAGTTCGGGGATCATGTCGGTATCGTAATACAGGCCTATCTTCACAGAACACGGGAAGACATTGACAAGCTGGCCGAACTTAACGCGGATGTGCGGTTATGCAAGGGTGCCTACAAGGAGGCGTCACAGATAGCCTATCAGAACATGGCTGACATCCGGGCGGTTTTCAAAGAATACGCGGCCCGGCTGATCGCTTCCACCCCGTTTACCCGGATAGCGACCCATGACGACCAGTTGATTGAATGGACCCGCAAGCACATTTCAGAGAATAACATTCCGAAAGAGCGCATCGAATTTCAAATGCTGTACGGACTCCGGCTCAATACCTGCGAGCAGCTGGTCAGTGAGGGGTACAAGGTTCGCGTTTATGTACCTTATGGTGTAATGTGGCTGCCCTATTTCAGCCGGCGGCTCAGAGAGCGGAAGGAGAACATATGGTTCATCCTGTCAAACCTGTTCAAAAAATGA
- a CDS encoding NADH-quinone oxidoreductase subunit K has protein sequence METILPILAGAIFASGIYLLLRQSTILTIIGIILISNSVNLALFSLGRISTENPPLVAAGSTIPEAPFANPLPQALILTAIVIGFGLLAFALALAYRSYKELGTVDQDQMLKDPEDTSAAIVTDSETPENREA, from the coding sequence ATGGAAACCATTCTTCCAATTTTAGCAGGCGCGATTTTCGCTTCAGGCATCTATCTGCTGCTGAGGCAAAGCACGATTCTGACCATCATCGGAATCATTCTCATCAGCAATTCCGTGAACCTGGCACTGTTTTCGCTCGGACGCATTTCAACCGAAAACCCGCCCCTTGTTGCGGCCGGGAGCACCATTCCCGAAGCGCCTTTTGCCAATCCGCTGCCCCAGGCTCTTATTCTCACCGCCATTGTTATCGGCTTCGGTCTGCTTGCCTTTGCGTTGGCGCTAGCATACCGAAGCTATAAGGAGCTGGGTACGGTCGATCAGGATCAAATGCTCAAGGATCCCGAAGACACATCCGCAGCCATTGTAACTGACTCAGAAACCCCCGAAAATAGAGAAGCATGA
- a CDS encoding Na+/H+ antiporter subunit B — protein sequence MKSLILNTATRLMIGVLVLFSLFLFFRGHDEPGGGFIGGLVGAGAFTLYAIAFGTEATRKVLKIHPITLIAYGLVALVISGLIPMFVGEPFLTGKWLFLEIGNTEWKLSSPLIFDIGVYLCVVGFIVAVIFALEEEPLINT from the coding sequence ATGAAAAGTCTGATCCTAAATACAGCTACCCGCCTGATGATCGGCGTGCTGGTGCTGTTTTCTCTTTTTCTTTTCTTCCGCGGACACGATGAGCCCGGTGGCGGATTTATCGGCGGGCTTGTCGGTGCCGGCGCATTTACCCTGTATGCCATCGCTTTCGGAACCGAAGCCACCAGAAAAGTGCTCAAAATCCATCCGATCACACTCATCGCGTATGGCCTCGTCGCTCTGGTGATCAGCGGCCTGATTCCGATGTTTGTCGGCGAGCCGTTCCTGACCGGCAAGTGGCTCTTCCTGGAAATCGGCAACACGGAATGGAAACTGAGCAGCCCCCTGATTTTCGACATCGGGGTTTACCTGTGTGTCGTCGGCTTTATAGTAGCCGTGATTTTTGCACTGGAAGAGGAACCTTTGATCAATACCTGA
- a CDS encoding cation:proton antiporter: MDFFSLALIIVFVLLSLSLLLSLIRVIVGPTLPDRVVALDLIAFIVISLIAAYSISSGHPVYLDVAIVLALIAFLGTIAFARYVVQRVEKTEKEGENA; the protein is encoded by the coding sequence ATGGACTTTTTTTCGCTTGCACTAATTATAGTTTTTGTTCTTCTGAGCCTGTCGCTCCTGCTGTCACTTATCAGGGTTATTGTTGGCCCAACATTGCCGGATCGAGTTGTTGCGCTTGATCTTATCGCGTTTATCGTAATCAGCCTGATCGCTGCATATTCCATCTCATCAGGTCATCCTGTCTATCTTGATGTTGCTATCGTACTGGCGCTGATTGCATTTCTTGGAACCATCGCTTTTGCCCGGTATGTAGTGCAGCGGGTTGAGAAAACCGAAAAAGAGGGAGAAAATGCTTGA
- a CDS encoding putative monovalent cation/H+ antiporter subunit A produces the protein MLIVIGLIFLVALLSPGIHRILQEKTGWFLALLPLGSFIYLLSWLPEIAAGGTVAQSTTWVSMEFFEVNLAFYLDGLSLMFGLIITGIGTFIVLYGSGYLGGDAYLPRFYIAILLFMGSMLGVVLADNLISIFVFWELTSFTSYLLIGFSHEQENSRKAALQALLVTGIGGLALLGGMVLMGYASGHWEVSALLNEGDIIREHPHYLAILLLVLAGAFTKSAQFPFHFWLPGAMAAPTPVSAYLHSATMVKAGVYLLARMHPVLGFTETWMILVGGFGLATLLISAWLSLSFTDLKQILAYSTVMALGTMMMLIGLGTEIAMQGLAVYILSHAMYKGALFMVAGAIDHEAGTRDVRRLGGLRGLMPISAVAAGLAALSMAGIPPLFGFIAKELVYEAALESALAPILFISLAVLANMAIVAASAIVVLRPFFGKAVETPKKAHEAPLSMWAGPLTLAVLSVLFGVLPFLVDKSLMLPAASGVWGEPLDFYLSLWHGINLPLILSIATLAGGLLIYKVWDPLRESAPMKTYQAGFAHVPVKAYEGLVNGMLGLAGWQTRVLQNGLISNYLLTIIITAVVAIGYTFLSRSGIIFNPDFSDVHVYEWTLSLAVLVSLGIMLTFGKSRLTMIVAAGIVGFSLALIYLIHGAADLAMTQVLVETLTVILVVLVLIHVPKLREIRSTASRFRDGIIAASAGVLMTLLIFAATAAPFDDFISKFYADASYPLAHGRNIVNVILVDFRALDTMGEVVVVAIAGIAVYALVKMTRAGTSTANKES, from the coding sequence ATGCTAATTGTCATCGGACTGATTTTTCTCGTTGCTCTGCTGTCGCCGGGAATCCATCGCATTCTGCAGGAAAAAACCGGATGGTTCCTGGCGCTGCTGCCCCTCGGAAGTTTTATCTACCTCCTTTCCTGGCTGCCGGAAATCGCTGCCGGCGGGACAGTGGCCCAGTCGACGACATGGGTTTCCATGGAGTTTTTCGAGGTAAATCTCGCTTTCTATCTCGACGGGCTGAGCCTCATGTTCGGCCTTATCATTACCGGAATCGGTACATTTATTGTCCTCTACGGCAGTGGATACCTGGGCGGTGATGCCTATCTGCCACGCTTTTACATCGCCATCCTGCTTTTTATGGGATCCATGCTCGGGGTGGTTCTGGCGGACAATCTCATCAGCATCTTTGTTTTCTGGGAACTGACCAGCTTCACTTCCTATCTGCTGATCGGCTTCAGCCATGAGCAGGAAAACTCCAGAAAAGCCGCGCTTCAGGCTTTGCTGGTGACCGGTATCGGCGGTCTCGCCCTTCTGGGGGGAATGGTGCTGATGGGCTATGCCTCCGGCCACTGGGAGGTATCGGCTCTGCTTAATGAAGGTGATATTATCCGGGAGCACCCCCACTATCTTGCCATCCTTCTGCTGGTATTGGCTGGTGCATTCACAAAATCGGCCCAGTTCCCCTTCCATTTCTGGCTTCCGGGCGCGATGGCGGCACCCACGCCGGTCAGCGCCTACCTGCACTCCGCCACCATGGTAAAAGCCGGTGTCTATCTTCTTGCCAGGATGCACCCGGTTCTGGGCTTCACCGAAACCTGGATGATCCTTGTGGGAGGATTTGGCCTGGCCACTCTCCTGATTAGTGCCTGGCTGTCTTTGAGCTTCACCGATCTGAAACAGATTCTGGCCTACTCAACAGTGATGGCGCTCGGAACAATGATGATGCTTATAGGCCTTGGTACCGAAATAGCCATGCAGGGGCTGGCGGTCTATATCCTTTCCCATGCCATGTACAAGGGTGCCCTCTTTATGGTGGCCGGCGCGATCGACCACGAAGCCGGGACCCGTGATGTCCGCAGGCTCGGCGGTCTTCGCGGACTCATGCCCATTTCCGCAGTTGCGGCAGGTCTTGCCGCTCTCTCCATGGCCGGCATTCCACCCCTTTTCGGCTTCATCGCCAAGGAACTGGTGTATGAAGCAGCCCTGGAATCTGCTCTGGCCCCGATTCTGTTCATTTCACTTGCCGTACTTGCCAATATGGCGATCGTTGCGGCATCGGCCATTGTGGTTCTCCGACCGTTCTTCGGCAAAGCTGTTGAAACGCCCAAAAAGGCGCATGAAGCCCCCCTTTCCATGTGGGCAGGGCCCCTGACTCTGGCTGTCCTTAGTGTGCTTTTCGGAGTGTTGCCGTTCCTGGTGGACAAAAGTCTGATGCTGCCGGCCGCCAGCGGCGTCTGGGGTGAACCGCTTGATTTTTATCTTTCGCTCTGGCACGGCATCAACCTGCCCCTGATTCTCAGTATTGCCACACTGGCGGGTGGCCTGCTGATTTACAAAGTCTGGGATCCCCTCAGGGAATCGGCTCCCATGAAAACCTACCAGGCAGGATTCGCCCATGTACCGGTCAAAGCCTATGAGGGTCTGGTAAACGGAATGCTCGGCCTGGCAGGGTGGCAGACACGGGTACTCCAGAACGGACTAATTTCCAACTACCTGCTAACCATCATCATAACAGCGGTAGTTGCCATAGGATATACTTTCCTGAGCCGGTCCGGGATCATTTTTAACCCGGACTTTTCGGATGTCCATGTGTACGAATGGACCCTGTCCCTGGCAGTGCTGGTTTCCCTCGGCATTATGCTTACATTCGGAAAATCGCGACTGACCATGATCGTGGCCGCCGGTATTGTCGGATTCAGCCTTGCGCTAATTTATCTCATCCACGGTGCCGCCGATCTGGCCATGACCCAGGTGCTGGTGGAAACACTGACCGTTATTCTTGTTGTGCTGGTGCTTATCCACGTCCCGAAACTCCGGGAAATACGCAGCACCGCCTCCAGGTTCAGGGATGGCATAATTGCAGCCTCTGCCGGCGTACTTATGACCCTGCTCATTTTTGCAGCCACCGCAGCGCCGTTTGATGACTTTATCTCCAAATTTTATGCAGATGCCAGTTATCCGCTGGCACACGGCCGGAATATCGTTAACGTGATTCTTGTTGACTTCCGGGCACTTGATACCATGGGCGAGGTGGTTGTAGTTGCCATTGCCGGTATCGCCGTCTATGCACTGGTTAAGATGACCCGCGCCGGAACTTCCACTGCCAATAAGGAGTCATGA
- a CDS encoding Na+/H+ antiporter subunit E encodes MKVFLFNILLALIWTAVTANFSFGNFLIGLILGYAVLLVVGPALDGGKYTLRVWKSFTLLLYFLKELFVSSVRVAIDVMKPRFKMKSGVVDIPLDVKSDLEITLLANMISLTPGTLSLEVSDDRKELFIHAMYIDEGVEEVKQSIKNGMERRIREISGS; translated from the coding sequence ATGAAAGTTTTTCTATTTAATATTCTGCTGGCGCTCATATGGACCGCGGTGACCGCGAATTTTTCATTCGGGAATTTCCTTATCGGACTGATTCTCGGCTACGCCGTATTGCTGGTTGTGGGTCCGGCCCTTGATGGAGGGAAATACACCCTGCGTGTCTGGAAGTCGTTTACCCTGCTGCTCTATTTTCTAAAGGAGCTGTTTGTGTCAAGTGTGCGGGTGGCGATCGATGTCATGAAACCCCGGTTTAAAATGAAGTCGGGTGTCGTCGATATTCCGCTTGATGTGAAAAGCGATCTTGAGATTACCCTTCTTGCCAACATGATTTCGCTGACTCCCGGCACCCTGAGCCTCGAGGTTTCGGATGATCGGAAAGAGCTTTTTATACACGCCATGTACATTGATGAAGGGGTTGAAGAGGTAAAGCAGTCCATCAAAAACGGCATGGAGCGGAGAATCCGGGAAATATCCGGTAGCTGA